ACCACCAGCGTGGGCGCGGTGATGGAGGCCAGCTTCGCCTCGAAGCCACCGCCCGTCCACGCGTCGAAGCTGCCCTCGATGGAGCCCTTCGCCACCGCGCCCGCGTCCTTCAGCAGCCGCTCCAGCGCCGCCTCCGGCAGCTGCTTGCACGCCAGCCCGAGGATGGTCTTCTGCTTCTCCCGGTCGTTGGCCGAGGTGCGGAACAGCCCCACCGCCTCCGGCGGCAGCTGCATGCCCGAGGCCGGCACCGTGCACAGCAGCACCAGGCCCTCCACGCGCGAGGACTCCTGCGCGGCGATCCACTGGGCGAGCTGCCCGCCCATGCTGTGGCCCACCACGGTGAAGCGCTTCAGCCCGGCGTGGTCCGCCACGGCCAGCACGTCACGCACATGCTGCTCGAGCGTGTAGCCACCGGCGGGCGCCCCGGACTTCCCCGAGCCGCGCAGGTCCGGAATCACCAGCCGCAGGCCCGTGGTGTCCAGCTTCTCCAGCAGGTCGTCGAACACCGCGCCCGACACCATCCAGCCGTGCACGAGCAACACGTTGCGCGGCCCATCTCCCACGACGCGGTAGTGGATGGGCGTCTGATCGCTGGAAGCAACAGTCGGCATGTGAAGGTCTCCTCAGAGGGGCAGTCCGCGATGGGGGAGTCGCGGTCGAGGGGCTGCGGAAGGGGCAATCCTAAACGAAGTGCCCCGCGGGGCTGTAGTGCGTCCTCCCAGGAAACTGTCGGTCCGGACACAGCGTGTGGCCCCTCGACACGATGCGGCAAGGACGAGGCTCCCACCGACGCGGTAACAGCGGTCCTCCAGCACCCGGAGAGTCCCGTTCACCCCGGATTGACTCTCGGGTCAAAGAGGTGCTGGAACGAAAGGCAGACGGGCAGGCGCGGGCCCGCTGTGTCGACCGTCCCCATACCCACCGCGCTGGGAGTCCCCCCATGAAGCGTCCAACTGGAATCCGCCACCCGTGGCGTTCCCTGCTCGCGGCGAGCCTGCTCGCCACTCCGATCCTCTCCTGCGGTCCGGCCCAGGAGGCCGACCTCCTCCCCCTCGAGGGCGGTCAGGAGGACGTGGGCAGCGCGAAGCAGGGCGCCATCTCCTGGACGCTCGGGGCCCAGTACGACGCGACGAAGAGCAACATCACCTTCAACGTCTACTCCTCGCGCGCCACGCGCATCGAGGTCTACCTCTACAACACGGCCTACGGGGCCCAGGAGAAGGTGAAGTACGTCCTGACGAAGGACACGGCCACCAACGTGTGGACGAAGACGGTCTCCGTCGCCACGCTCCAGTCGAGCTACGGCATCACCGGCACGGTGTACTACGGCTACCGCGCCTGGGGTCCCAACTGGACGTACAACAGCAGCTGGACCAAGGGCTCCAGCCTGGGCTTCGTCTCCGACGTCGACGCGCAGGGCAACCGCTTCAACCCCAACAAGCTGCTGATCGACCCCTACGCACTGGAGATCAGCCACGACCCGACCAACGCCAGCAACACGGACGGCACCATCTACGCCTCCGGCCCCACCTACCGCAACGTGGACAGCGGGGCCAAGGCGCCCAAGGGCATCGTCCTGGCGCCGGACACCACCAGCTACGGCACCAAGCCCACGC
This is a stretch of genomic DNA from Archangium violaceum. It encodes these proteins:
- a CDS encoding alpha/beta fold hydrolase, giving the protein MPTVASSDQTPIHYRVVGDGPRNVLLVHGWMVSGAVFDDLLEKLDTTGLRLVIPDLRGSGKSGAPAGGYTLEQHVRDVLAVADHAGLKRFTVVGHSMGGQLAQWIAAQESSRVEGLVLLCTVPASGMQLPPEAVGLFRTSANDREKQKTILGLACKQLPEAALERLLKDAGAVAKGSIEGSFDAWTGGGFEAKLASITAPTLVVATDDPFLPPAFLREKVANPIKGARLAYLPGPGHYPAVERPLETAALLTSFLAGLGR